A stretch of DNA from Bacteroidota bacterium:
ATGACTGGTCATTATATTTCCATTATATATTTTGTAAAAAATTCCATAATTCAATATTATCCAATGGCTTATAAATTTTATCAAATCCCTTGTTGGTAATATAAGTATAAATTTCTGTAGTTTTAATATTTTCATATCCTTATAAATTTTGAATGTATATTACATCAGTTCACAAATTATAATAAAATTTTTACGATAAAACAAAATAATATTTTTTTTACCTTTTACACAACTTTTAATAAGCAAATTAGACTTAACGACAGTCTGTTTAATAACCCTAACCACCGATTAAATTTTTGTCAAATATAAAGCTATTTCTACTTTGCTCAAAAAATAATTTGCTTTTTTGGTTCATCACAATAATGAGTACTTTTGAACAAAAAAAACTATGTCAACAAGTTTAATATATCATGGTTTTGGATTGAAAAATCAGAAGTATCTAAAAACAGAATTTAAAGAAGGTAAAGTTTTCTTTCATATTCAAACAAAGGAAAACAATCTCAGGTGTAGTCAATGCGGAAGCAAAAAAGTAATAAAGCGAGGCTCAAAACAAAGAAAATTTAGAGGAGTTCCAATTGGTTTAAAACAAGTTATTTTTATAGCAAAAGTTCAACGTTTAGAATGTAAAGAATGTGGTGCTATCCAGCAAGAAGAATTGAAATATGCAGATAAAAAAAAAGTTATACCAATAAATTTAAACGATATGTAATATCCCTATTAGATGTTATGACAGTACAAGACATAGCTAATAATTTAGGGACAAGTTGGGGGTTTATAAAAAGCATAGACAAAAATTATTTAAAATATAAATACAAATCAATTGATATTAAGGATGTTAAATATATTGCAGTTGATGAATTTTCAATTAAAAAAGGGCATAAATATATGACTGTAGTAATG
This window harbors:
- a CDS encoding transposase family protein, yielding MSTSLIYHGFGLKNQKYLKTEFKEGKVFFHIQTKENNLRCSQCGSKKVIKRGSKQRKFRGVPIGLKQVIFIAKVQRLECKECGAIQQEELKYADKKKVIPINLNDM